From a single Pseudopipra pipra isolate bDixPip1 chromosome 15, bDixPip1.hap1, whole genome shotgun sequence genomic region:
- the IRF1 gene encoding interferon regulatory factor 1 — translation MPVSRMRMRPWLEMQIDSNQIPGLIWINKDKRIFQIPWKHAAKHGWDMEKDACLFRSWAIHTGRYKEGEKDPDPKTWKANFRCAMNSLPDIEEVKDKSINKGSSAVRVYRMLPPLTKHQKKERKSKSSREVRNRSKRKFCEEERLEESAERFPNTPLPDDHSGYTMHEYTGQEVEMESTSMTLDLSSCEVSGSLPDWRPALDVPMADSTNDLYQLQVSPLASSSEVTDEDEEEINPDIFKLLVPAQDWHNTSIGGKGFLTNESGTQTMCSTYSYKEQDGEIDTTSGEADFRFLDQKSSLDFSWLDTVRPVIHCGL, via the exons ATGCCAGTGTCAAGAATGCGCATGAGGCCCTGGTTGGAAATGCAGATTGATTCCAATCAAATACCAGGACTGATATGGATTAACAAG GATAAGAGGATATTTCAGATCCCATGGAAACATGCAGCTAAGCATGGCTGGGACATGGAGAAGGATGCCTGCCTTTTCCGGAGCTGGGCCATTCACACAG GAAGATATAAAGAAGGTGAGAAAGATCCTGATCCAAAAACCTGGAAGGCAAACTTCCGCTGTGCCATGAATTCCCTGCCTGACATCGAAGAAGTGAAGGATAAAAGCATCAACAAAGGCTCCAGTGCTGTCAGGGTTTACAGGATGCTGCCACCCTTGACAAAGCATCAGAAGAAAG aaAGGAAGTCAAAGTCTTCAAGAGAAGTCAGAAACAGGAGCAAGAGAAAG TTCTGTGaagaggagaggctggaggagtCAGCAGAAAGGTTCCCCAACACCCCCCTGCCAGATGACCACAGCGGCTACACCATGCACGAGTACACAGGGCAGGAAGTGGAGATGGAGAGCACGTCCATGACCTTGG ACCTGTCCTCCTGTGAGGTGAGTGGCTCCCTGCCCGACTGGAGGCCGGCCCTGGACGTGCCCATGGCTGACAGCACCAACGACCTCTACCAGCTCCAGGTGTCCCCCCTGGCCTCGTCCTCCGAAG TCACAGATGAAGATGAAGAGGAAATAAACCCAGATATTTTTAAG CTGCTTGTACCAGCCCAAGACTGGCACAACACCAGCATTGGTGGGAAGGGCTTTCTCACCAACGAGTCGGGCACCCAGACCATGTGCAGCACCTACAGCTACAAGGAGCAGGACGGGGAGATCGACACCACCTCAG GAGAGGCAGATTTCAGGTTCCTTGACCAGAAAAGCAGCCTAGACTTCTCCTGGCTGGATACAGTGAGGCCTGTCATTCACTGTGGCTTGTAA